One Synergistaceae bacterium genomic window carries:
- the brnQ gene encoding branched-chain amino acid transport system II carrier protein, producing the protein MKKGRNILTTVIIGFALFASFFGAGNLIFPPSIGLAAGKNWLTALSGFAISGVLLPILSFVAVVRAGGTEEGISSEMGRVFSLIFSIVIMLCTSLLIAVPRTAATTHELGVATIFGSVPQLWTSCVFFAIVVYLAFNPSKAIENIGKYLTPILIVIMTLIIVKGFMTPLGIPKDTGLVGVFRKGFIDGYQTLDIFGGLVFSGTICAVIRAHHSDDQRRQMKMVIGCAAVAGICLLFVYGGLLYLGATGTGSFSTSIARAALLIGLIDGLFGNLGHQALAFATIFACLTTAIGLTAGASYFFWRLTKGRLPYKLNVLIICFVSLLISTLGVDAIVRYAAPVLICIYPTSIILVLLNVFRCSFINKGTFLGAAYSTLLIGFFEMLPALGLPIDRTLSAFEYLPFATHGFAWTMPAIVFGVLGTFLCRMWERKT; encoded by the coding sequence ATGAAAAAGGGCAGAAACATTTTAACGACCGTCATTATCGGTTTTGCGCTTTTTGCCAGTTTTTTTGGCGCCGGAAATTTGATCTTTCCTCCCTCTATTGGCCTCGCCGCCGGTAAGAACTGGCTCACAGCCCTTTCGGGGTTCGCCATTTCCGGGGTGTTGCTTCCCATTCTATCCTTCGTGGCGGTTGTTCGAGCGGGGGGTACGGAGGAGGGGATTTCCTCCGAAATGGGACGTGTCTTTTCCTTGATTTTCTCGATTGTCATCATGCTTTGCACCAGCCTCCTGATCGCAGTGCCTCGGACAGCCGCGACCACTCATGAACTCGGCGTTGCTACCATCTTCGGCTCTGTCCCTCAGCTCTGGACCTCTTGTGTTTTCTTCGCCATCGTGGTCTACCTCGCTTTCAACCCCTCCAAAGCGATAGAGAACATCGGCAAATATCTGACCCCCATCCTCATCGTCATCATGACCCTCATCATCGTGAAGGGTTTCATGACGCCCCTAGGGATTCCCAAAGATACAGGGTTGGTCGGGGTCTTTCGCAAAGGATTCATCGATGGTTATCAAACTCTGGATATTTTTGGCGGCTTGGTCTTTTCAGGCACGATTTGCGCCGTTATTCGCGCTCACCACTCCGACGATCAGCGCCGTCAGATGAAGATGGTCATCGGATGCGCAGCCGTGGCCGGAATTTGCCTTCTATTCGTCTATGGCGGCCTACTCTACCTGGGGGCCACTGGCACAGGAAGTTTCTCCACGAGTATCGCTCGTGCTGCCCTGCTGATTGGCCTCATCGACGGGCTCTTTGGCAACTTGGGCCATCAGGCTCTAGCCTTCGCCACCATCTTTGCTTGCTTGACTACCGCCATCGGACTGACAGCGGGAGCGTCCTATTTCTTCTGGCGCCTGACGAAAGGGCGGTTACCTTATAAACTCAACGTCCTCATCATCTGTTTCGTCAGTCTTCTGATCTCCACCCTGGGAGTCGATGCAATCGTCCGCTACGCCGCGCCGGTCTTGATCTGCATCTACCCCACCTCTATCATCCTGGTGCTGTTGAATGTCTTTCGCTGTTCTTTCATCAACAAAGGCACCTTTCTTGGTGCGGCATACTCCACGCTCCTGATAGGGTTTTTCGAAATGCTCCCCGCCCTCGGTCTCCCGATAGACAGAACACTCTCCGCCTTCGAGTACCTTCCTTTCGCTACCCACGGCTTCGCCTGGACGATGCCCGCCATTGTGTTCGGCGTGCTGGGAACGTTCCTGTGCCGAATGTGGGAAAGAAAAACGTAA